A stretch of the Verrucomicrobiota bacterium genome encodes the following:
- the xylB gene encoding xylulokinase: MRTLVAGIDSGTQSTKALVVNAGNGRVEGEGSSAYGLIEGLPPGAKEQHPEVWKQAAQKALRMALRQAGARTGEVRALGVSGQQHGFVPVDKHGEVIRPAKLWCDTTTGEECVQLTEKLGGSRRVTKLLGNAILPGFTASKILWLKDHEPRNFSRLSKVLLPHDYLNFWLTGKMTMEYGDASGTALLDVRRRRWCEEAMAAIDADLPGKFPPLQSSAEPAGSLRPEVAKALGLGAGVWVSAGGGDNMMGAIGTGNTRPGVITASFGTSGTIYACSEKPVVDPDGEIAAFCDSTDQWLPLLCTMNVTVATEMLRKCFGWDHRKFEREASRVPAGSMGLLLLPYLEGERTPNVPEGTGVFLGVNPGTFHPGVFARSAMEGVTLGMNYGLRKLEQLGVRPAQIRATGGGARSALWRQIMADVFNTEVVTLKVGEGAAYGAALQALWCWRRQEGERVEIHEITDRFVKINSGQSASPNAEAAARYRERQALQDRLSVALRPLFPAQRKFQQA; the protein is encoded by the coding sequence ATGAGAACATTGGTGGCGGGAATCGATAGCGGGACCCAATCGACAAAGGCGTTGGTGGTTAACGCCGGCAACGGGCGTGTCGAAGGGGAGGGATCCAGCGCTTATGGATTGATTGAGGGGCTTCCCCCTGGAGCCAAGGAACAACATCCTGAAGTTTGGAAGCAGGCTGCACAAAAGGCGCTTCGCATGGCCTTGCGGCAAGCAGGGGCTCGCACGGGGGAAGTTCGGGCCCTGGGGGTCAGCGGTCAGCAGCATGGATTTGTTCCCGTCGACAAGCACGGGGAGGTCATCCGTCCCGCGAAGCTTTGGTGCGATACGACGACCGGGGAGGAGTGCGTCCAATTAACCGAAAAGTTGGGAGGATCGCGGCGCGTGACGAAGCTGTTGGGCAACGCGATTCTTCCGGGATTCACCGCCTCGAAGATCCTGTGGTTGAAAGACCATGAGCCCAGGAATTTTTCCCGTCTTTCCAAGGTCTTGCTGCCTCACGATTACTTGAATTTCTGGCTGACGGGGAAGATGACGATGGAGTACGGGGACGCGAGTGGAACCGCGTTGCTGGACGTGCGTCGTCGCCGGTGGTGCGAAGAAGCCATGGCTGCGATCGATGCCGATCTGCCCGGGAAGTTTCCGCCTTTGCAATCGAGCGCGGAGCCCGCCGGTTCGTTGAGACCGGAAGTGGCCAAGGCCTTGGGCCTTGGCGCGGGCGTTTGGGTGAGTGCCGGCGGGGGGGACAACATGATGGGGGCCATTGGCACGGGCAACACGCGTCCGGGCGTGATCACGGCGAGTTTTGGCACCAGTGGAACCATCTATGCCTGCTCGGAAAAGCCCGTGGTGGATCCCGATGGGGAGATCGCCGCCTTTTGTGATTCGACGGACCAATGGCTTCCGCTGCTCTGCACCATGAACGTCACCGTCGCGACCGAGATGCTGAGGAAGTGTTTCGGCTGGGATCACCGAAAGTTCGAGCGCGAGGCGTCCCGGGTTCCGGCCGGGTCGATGGGGCTTTTGCTTTTGCCGTATCTTGAAGGGGAGCGAACCCCGAACGTGCCGGAGGGAACCGGGGTGTTTTTGGGGGTGAATCCGGGCACTTTTCATCCCGGGGTCTTTGCTCGTTCGGCCATGGAAGGCGTGACGCTGGGCATGAATTACGGGTTGCGAAAACTGGAGCAGCTCGGTGTGCGCCCCGCGCAGATTCGCGCGACCGGCGGCGGGGCTCGATCCGCTTTGTGGAGGCAAATCATGGCGGATGTCTTTAACACGGAAGTGGTGACCTTGAAGGTGGGAGAGGGCGCGGCCTACGGAGCCGCGTTGCAAGCCTTGTGGTGCTGGAGGCGGCAGGAGGGCGAACGCGTCGAGATTCATGAAATCACGGATCGATTTGTGAAGATCAATTCGGGCCAGAGCGCCTCGCCCAACGCGGAGGCCGCGGCGCGCTACCGCGAAAGGCAGGCTCTTCAAGACCGTCTCAGTGTCGCGTTGCGCCCGCTCTTCCCGGCGCAGCGAAAGTTTCAACAAGCATGA
- a CDS encoding histidine--tRNA ligase → MNLDHLPGFREFYPAPLPANESWSLDARRHVFEAWRRVAVRYGFREYDGPPLEPLELYTAKSGDEIVGQLFNFTDKGDRAVSLRPEMTPTLARMVARQERNYRKPIKWFAIPQLFRYEKQQKGRLREHFQFNADIFGETGRAADAEIIALLIDSLRELGLGSGDFVVRLSSRLAWQAFFERNAKPGADPAGFFQAIDKMEREPPETTDGKLALAGCTLDQVKAYVAAAEPTPDLREILDDVCARGLSDYVAIDYSVIRGLAYYTGPVFEAFDRKGVFRAIAGGGRYDQLVKMLSGGRADLPGLGFGMGDVVLLELLKDRGLLPEFGAGAEVFVLSEPGGSRAEALSLVQWLRDRGCAVDHSFTPQKLDKQIKRAVELGCLGLARAEGSGLRKAWCRNLRTREEVSLDWEAIPGWVGELRSGCQQKIGQPVG, encoded by the coding sequence GTGAACCTCGATCACCTTCCAGGATTCCGCGAGTTCTATCCGGCGCCACTGCCTGCCAACGAAAGTTGGAGTTTGGACGCGCGTCGGCACGTTTTTGAGGCGTGGCGTCGAGTGGCCGTTCGGTACGGGTTCCGCGAGTACGACGGCCCGCCCTTGGAGCCCTTGGAGCTCTACACGGCCAAGAGCGGGGACGAAATTGTCGGTCAACTGTTCAATTTCACGGACAAAGGGGATCGTGCGGTTTCCCTTCGGCCTGAGATGACGCCGACGCTCGCGCGCATGGTGGCCAGACAGGAACGGAACTATAGGAAGCCGATCAAGTGGTTCGCCATTCCCCAGCTCTTCCGTTACGAGAAGCAGCAGAAAGGCAGGCTGCGGGAACACTTTCAGTTCAACGCGGATATCTTCGGGGAAACGGGGCGAGCGGCGGACGCGGAGATCATCGCTCTCTTGATTGACTCCCTGCGCGAGCTCGGTTTGGGTTCCGGAGATTTTGTGGTGCGCCTGAGCAGCCGGCTGGCTTGGCAGGCTTTTTTCGAGCGCAACGCGAAACCCGGCGCTGATCCGGCCGGGTTTTTCCAGGCGATCGACAAGATGGAGCGGGAACCTCCCGAGACGACGGACGGGAAGCTCGCCCTCGCGGGCTGCACCCTCGATCAGGTCAAGGCTTACGTTGCGGCCGCCGAACCGACGCCCGATCTCCGTGAGATTCTGGATGATGTGTGCGCACGAGGATTATCCGATTATGTCGCGATCGATTACTCCGTGATTCGTGGATTGGCGTACTACACGGGGCCAGTTTTTGAAGCATTCGATCGCAAGGGCGTTTTTCGTGCGATTGCCGGGGGAGGTCGCTACGATCAACTGGTCAAGATGCTCAGCGGGGGCCGGGCGGATCTGCCCGGATTGGGATTCGGCATGGGCGATGTGGTGTTGCTGGAACTCTTGAAGGATCGCGGTCTCTTGCCGGAATTTGGCGCGGGGGCCGAAGTTTTTGTCCTGAGCGAACCGGGAGGCTCGCGCGCTGAAGCGCTGAGTTTGGTGCAATGGCTGCGGGATCGAGGATGCGCGGTGGATCACAGTTTCACGCCGCAGAAGCTGGACAAGCAAATCAAGCGCGCTGTGGAGCTGGGGTGTTTGGGTTTGGCGCGGGCCGAGGGCTCCGGTTTGCGCAAAGCGTGGTGCCGGAATTTGCGAACTCGAGAAGAGGTTTCCTTGGACTGGGAAGCCATTCCGGGGTGGGTGGGGGAATTGCGAAGCGGATGCCAACAGAAGATTGGACAGCCGGTGGGATGA
- a CDS encoding integration host factor subunit beta — MTKRDLVVRISNETGLVQQTVLDVIQKTLDYIGEAVSKGRKVELRNFGVFEVKVRKARIGRNPNAPEADVIIPPRAVVKFKPGKEMREAVLKLTPTEIESANEGGDSEKPD; from the coding sequence ATGACGAAACGTGATCTGGTGGTCCGCATCAGTAACGAAACAGGCCTTGTGCAACAGACCGTATTGGATGTCATCCAAAAGACATTGGATTACATCGGAGAGGCTGTGTCCAAGGGAAGGAAAGTGGAGTTGCGCAATTTCGGTGTCTTCGAAGTCAAGGTTCGCAAGGCCCGCATCGGACGGAATCCGAATGCGCCCGAGGCTGATGTGATCATCCCTCCTCGAGCTGTGGTTAAGTTTAAGCCTGGCAAGGAAATGCGTGAAGCGGTGCTCAAGCTTACTCCGACTGAAATTGAAAGCGCCAACGAGGGCGGGGATTCTGAGAAGCCTGATTGA
- a CDS encoding CRTAC1 family protein produces MKDGEGWVEGKPKPVGRLWVFFLAGCGVLSLGGLMGWLAVGRKPASPKPPASSEDSSPAAAPARFRNVTLESGLRFVHFNGATGEKLLPETMGGGVAFFDAEDDGDQDLVFVNGTAWSGSGGPQSSLELYLNDGHGKFREATRGSGLEKRFYGMGVACGDYDGDGLTDLYCTAVGGNFLFRNLGGGKFEETTLKAGVGGDGGWSTGAAWIDFDRDGDLDLFVCNYVKWSRELDMEANYRLPGLGRSYGPPVNFGGAYPWLFLNEGRGEFREVSQQAGLRVRLPGGGGPKAKSLAVAPVDIDRDGWMDLVVANDTVQNFVFLNRQNGTFEEVGARYGIAFDTLGQTRGAMGIDTAKFRNDEALGIAIGNFANEMNALYVSQREMTLFADEAVAEGLGAASRDRLTFGLFFFDYDLDGRLDLLTANGHLDEFIERSSPGQRYRQAAQLFWNQGGVRGERFVPVEGPSDLFQPMVGRGSAYADIDGDGDLDVVMTQVGGPALLVRNESSAAVRWIRLRLKGRGGNTDAIGAWVMARVNGQELARQVMPTKSYLSQSELPITLGLGQSGRLGSLEVRWPNGRIQKVEGIEVNRSTLIQEP; encoded by the coding sequence ATGAAGGATGGCGAGGGTTGGGTCGAAGGGAAGCCGAAACCGGTCGGGCGGCTGTGGGTGTTTTTTCTGGCCGGATGCGGCGTCTTGTCATTGGGCGGGTTGATGGGGTGGCTGGCGGTCGGGAGGAAGCCGGCAAGTCCCAAGCCGCCTGCTTCATCCGAAGACTCCAGCCCTGCGGCGGCACCGGCTCGATTTCGAAATGTGACCCTCGAGTCCGGACTTCGCTTTGTTCATTTCAACGGCGCCACGGGTGAGAAGCTGTTGCCCGAAACGATGGGGGGCGGAGTCGCGTTTTTCGACGCTGAGGATGATGGCGACCAGGACTTGGTGTTCGTGAACGGGACGGCTTGGAGCGGGTCGGGAGGGCCCCAGTCCTCGCTCGAGCTTTACTTGAACGACGGTCATGGAAAGTTTCGGGAAGCCACTAGAGGCAGCGGGTTGGAAAAGCGGTTTTATGGAATGGGAGTTGCCTGTGGAGATTACGATGGGGATGGGCTGACGGACCTTTATTGCACGGCGGTGGGAGGGAATTTTTTGTTTCGCAATCTGGGCGGCGGAAAATTTGAAGAGACCACTTTGAAGGCGGGTGTGGGTGGGGATGGAGGCTGGAGCACCGGGGCAGCGTGGATCGATTTTGACCGGGATGGAGATTTGGACCTGTTTGTTTGCAATTATGTCAAGTGGAGCCGTGAGTTGGATATGGAGGCCAATTACCGGCTGCCCGGATTGGGACGAAGTTACGGTCCGCCGGTCAACTTTGGTGGCGCCTATCCGTGGCTTTTTCTCAACGAGGGCCGGGGTGAATTCCGAGAGGTTTCGCAGCAGGCAGGTTTGAGAGTGCGGCTGCCGGGTGGGGGAGGGCCTAAGGCGAAATCACTTGCGGTGGCGCCGGTGGATATTGATAGAGACGGGTGGATGGATTTGGTGGTGGCCAACGACACCGTGCAGAATTTTGTCTTTTTAAACCGTCAGAATGGAACATTTGAGGAGGTGGGGGCGAGGTATGGCATTGCTTTCGACACCTTGGGACAGACTCGAGGCGCGATGGGAATTGACACGGCGAAGTTTCGCAATGATGAGGCCTTGGGGATTGCGATTGGGAACTTTGCCAACGAGATGAATGCTCTTTATGTTTCGCAAAGGGAGATGACTCTTTTTGCGGACGAAGCGGTGGCGGAGGGACTTGGAGCGGCCAGCCGCGATCGCCTCACCTTCGGTCTGTTCTTTTTCGATTACGATTTGGATGGACGCCTCGATTTGCTGACCGCGAATGGCCACCTTGACGAGTTCATCGAGCGATCAAGTCCCGGGCAACGATATCGACAAGCTGCGCAATTGTTTTGGAACCAGGGCGGTGTGCGGGGTGAACGGTTCGTGCCCGTGGAAGGTCCCTCTGATCTTTTCCAGCCCATGGTCGGGCGGGGTTCGGCCTATGCGGATATCGATGGGGATGGGGATTTGGACGTGGTGATGACGCAGGTTGGCGGTCCCGCCTTACTGGTTCGGAATGAGTCTTCTGCGGCGGTTCGCTGGATTCGGTTGCGCTTGAAAGGCCGAGGCGGAAACACCGATGCCATTGGGGCGTGGGTCATGGCGCGGGTTAACGGCCAGGAGTTGGCACGGCAAGTGATGCCCACAAAAAGCTATCTTTCTCAGTCGGAACTGCCGATAACACTGGGACTGGGCCAGTCCGGGCGGCTTGGGAGTCTGGAAGTTCGCTGGCCGAACGGTCGGATTCAGAAAGTCGAAGGAATTGAGGTGAACCGTTCGACCTTGATTCAAGAGCCGTGA
- a CDS encoding bifunctional folylpolyglutamate synthase/dihydrofolate synthase encodes MTYAEGVAYLYSLRQFGMKLGLEKTLRLAELAGRPQDRLRFIHVAGTNGKGSTCALLESIYRRSGRKTGLFTSPHLVSFTERIRINGQPVTPLRVARAVENLRTRIESMGEPDPPTFFECVTVMAMEIFAESACDVVIWETGMGGRLDATNIVTPLASLITTIDFDHEAWLGSTLGAIAGEKAGIIKPGVPALTAVVDPEALEVIRRAAREKGSPLIELADGEEERVLGALRPALRGRHQRRNAALACLAVEVLQRALLVTPAVVGEGLSQAEWLGRIQRIQRGERVFWVDGAHNPAGARALRETLGDCDEAGRRRVLIFGALADKDWGEMLRVLAPLFSKVFLVPVGSSRSASPAELGRELEGGVNREICGSLEECFHRVPDSVEVVICGSLYLVGQALRWLQVIPVFPECGDESGLNEWAGRVGDKPSGRGHVP; translated from the coding sequence ATGACCTACGCCGAGGGCGTTGCTTACCTCTACAGCCTTCGCCAGTTCGGGATGAAACTCGGGCTGGAGAAGACCCTTCGGCTGGCCGAGCTTGCGGGTCGCCCCCAGGACCGACTCCGCTTCATTCATGTGGCTGGCACCAATGGCAAAGGCTCGACCTGTGCCCTGTTGGAATCAATCTACCGGCGCTCGGGGAGGAAGACAGGATTGTTCACCTCACCCCACTTGGTCTCTTTCACGGAACGCATCCGGATCAATGGCCAGCCCGTCACTCCCCTTCGGGTGGCTCGGGCGGTTGAAAACCTGCGAACACGAATCGAGTCGATGGGCGAGCCTGACCCCCCGACCTTCTTCGAATGTGTCACCGTGATGGCGATGGAGATCTTCGCCGAGTCCGCTTGCGACGTTGTAATTTGGGAAACGGGCATGGGGGGGCGGTTGGATGCCACCAACATCGTCACGCCGCTGGCGAGCCTCATTACCACCATCGACTTCGACCATGAGGCCTGGCTCGGGTCCACCCTCGGCGCCATCGCCGGGGAAAAGGCCGGGATCATCAAGCCCGGAGTGCCGGCCCTGACGGCGGTGGTGGACCCGGAGGCGCTGGAGGTGATCCGTCGCGCCGCCCGGGAGAAAGGCAGCCCTTTGATCGAGTTGGCGGACGGTGAGGAGGAAAGAGTGTTGGGCGCTCTGCGTCCGGCGTTGCGGGGAAGACACCAAAGGCGCAATGCCGCCCTGGCTTGCCTGGCCGTCGAAGTACTTCAGAGAGCATTGCTCGTGACGCCCGCCGTGGTCGGGGAAGGTTTGAGTCAAGCCGAGTGGCTGGGGAGGATTCAGAGAATTCAGCGCGGGGAGAGGGTTTTTTGGGTGGACGGGGCACACAATCCCGCCGGGGCCCGGGCGCTGCGCGAAACGCTGGGAGACTGTGACGAGGCGGGACGCCGGAGGGTTCTGATTTTCGGCGCGTTGGCAGACAAGGATTGGGGTGAGATGCTGAGGGTCCTGGCGCCCTTGTTTTCCAAGGTTTTTCTCGTCCCTGTGGGCAGTTCCCGGTCCGCGTCTCCCGCGGAATTAGGGCGGGAGCTTGAGGGCGGAGTGAATCGCGAGATTTGCGGCTCTTTAGAGGAGTGTTTCCACCGGGTGCCGGATTCCGTGGAAGTGGTGATTTGCGGTTCGCTCTATCTCGTGGGGCAAGCGTTGCGATGGCTTCAGGTGATTCCTGTGTTTCCCGAGTGCGGGGATGAATCGGGGTTGAACGAATGGGCCGGTCGAGTTGGGGACAAGCCTTCCGGGCGGGGGCATGTTCCTTGA
- a CDS encoding CTP synthase, with the protein MKYIFVTGGVVSSLGKGLTAAALGTLLENRGLRVAIQKFDPYLNVDPGTMSPYQHGEVYVLDDGAETDLDLGHYERFTSTKLTRFNNLTSGQVYQTVLDKERRGDYLGKTVQVIPHVTDEIQNRIRDIAAQSKADVLITEIGGTTGDIEGLPFLEAIREFALDAGHGNVVFLHMTFVPFIKAAGELKTKPTQQSVAKLREIGITPHLLVCRCEQALNKDLRHKISMFCNVPYEAVIEEKDVDHSIYEVPLMLQRERLDDLVCKLLHLDTPVANMAHWQDILRKLIAPQHRVRIGVVGKYIELNDAYKSVYEAIIHGGIANDCGVEIEKVESEQIEKEGPEKVLNRLGGILVPGGFGERGIEGKIAAVRYARERRVPYLGLCLGMQVATIEFGRNVLGLTGAHSTEFHEQTPHPVIALQEVQRGVDRKGGTMRLGAQACQLKVGSKAAHLYGAFIVNERHRHRYEFNNDYRERYEASGFVISGTTPSGELVEVVELQDHPFFVACQYHPEFLSKPNAPHPLFRGFIQAVHQHTLKQ; encoded by the coding sequence ATGAAATATATTTTTGTGACCGGTGGGGTGGTCAGTTCGCTGGGCAAGGGTTTGACGGCGGCGGCCTTGGGCACCCTGCTCGAGAATCGCGGCCTTCGCGTGGCGATCCAGAAATTCGACCCCTACTTGAATGTGGATCCCGGCACGATGAGCCCTTATCAGCATGGCGAGGTTTACGTGCTGGATGATGGAGCCGAGACCGACCTCGACCTCGGCCACTACGAGCGATTCACCAGCACCAAGCTCACGCGATTCAACAACCTGACGAGCGGACAGGTTTATCAGACGGTGTTGGACAAGGAACGGCGGGGGGACTACCTCGGCAAGACCGTGCAGGTGATTCCGCATGTGACCGATGAAATTCAGAATCGGATCCGCGATATCGCCGCGCAGTCGAAGGCCGACGTGCTCATCACCGAGATCGGCGGGACGACCGGGGATATTGAAGGCTTGCCCTTTTTGGAGGCGATTCGGGAATTCGCGCTGGACGCGGGTCATGGCAACGTCGTGTTTCTCCACATGACGTTTGTGCCGTTCATCAAGGCGGCGGGCGAACTGAAGACCAAACCGACCCAGCAGTCGGTGGCCAAGCTCCGTGAAATCGGCATCACTCCGCATCTTCTGGTCTGCCGGTGCGAGCAGGCTTTGAACAAGGATTTGCGCCACAAGATTTCGATGTTTTGCAACGTGCCGTACGAGGCGGTCATCGAGGAGAAGGACGTGGATCATTCGATTTACGAAGTCCCGCTGATGCTCCAGCGTGAGCGGCTGGACGACCTTGTCTGCAAGCTGCTTCACCTGGATACGCCGGTGGCCAACATGGCGCACTGGCAGGATATTTTGCGCAAGCTGATCGCGCCGCAGCATCGCGTTCGCATCGGGGTCGTGGGCAAGTACATCGAGCTCAACGACGCCTACAAGTCCGTGTACGAGGCGATCATTCACGGGGGTATTGCCAACGATTGCGGGGTTGAGATCGAAAAAGTGGAGTCGGAACAGATCGAGAAGGAGGGCCCCGAGAAGGTCTTGAACCGGCTTGGCGGTATTCTGGTGCCCGGGGGATTTGGCGAGAGGGGCATCGAAGGCAAGATTGCCGCCGTCCGCTACGCTCGTGAGCGGCGCGTGCCTTACCTGGGATTATGTTTGGGCATGCAAGTGGCGACGATCGAGTTTGGACGGAACGTCCTGGGGCTGACCGGGGCCCATTCGACGGAGTTTCATGAGCAAACTCCGCATCCGGTGATCGCCTTGCAGGAGGTTCAGCGCGGGGTGGACCGCAAAGGAGGGACGATGCGTCTGGGTGCGCAGGCCTGCCAGCTCAAGGTGGGTTCGAAGGCGGCGCATTTGTATGGGGCGTTCATCGTCAACGAACGGCATCGCCATCGCTATGAGTTTAACAATGACTACCGGGAACGTTACGAGGCTTCCGGTTTTGTCATCAGCGGAACCACGCCCAGCGGGGAATTGGTCGAGGTGGTGGAACTTCAGGATCATCCTTTTTTTGTCGCCTGCCAGTATCATCCGGAGTTTCTCAGCAAACCCAACGCTCCTCATCCCCTCTTCCGCGGCTTCATCCAGGCGGTGCATCAGCATACCCTGAAGCAATGA
- the kdsB gene encoding 3-deoxy-manno-octulosonate cytidylyltransferase, which yields MQVLGVLPARYASTRFPGKPLALIAGKSLIQRVVERCRLSRRLADVVVATDDVRIRDHASAFCRVEMTRGDHPSGTDRAAEVASRLDYEAVVNIQGDEPLMDPATIDRVAEALERCEMSTAAVPIRSEGDYASPHVVKVVVDRFGRALYFSRRTIPYLRDADSRPQGEQLAAFPFLKHLGIYGYRRATLLDLVRWPVSSLEAAEKLEQLRALEHGLNIEVVRVEQDSIGVDVPEDVVRVERLLAQSSGV from the coding sequence ATGCAAGTTCTCGGCGTTCTCCCGGCCCGTTACGCCTCCACGCGCTTCCCCGGCAAGCCGCTGGCGCTCATCGCCGGAAAGTCTTTAATCCAGCGTGTCGTGGAGCGCTGCCGTCTCTCGCGGCGGCTGGCGGACGTGGTGGTGGCGACGGATGATGTTCGCATTCGGGATCATGCTTCCGCCTTTTGCCGCGTGGAAATGACGCGCGGGGACCACCCCAGCGGCACGGACCGGGCGGCCGAAGTCGCCTCGCGCCTGGATTACGAGGCGGTTGTGAACATCCAGGGGGATGAGCCGTTGATGGATCCCGCGACGATTGATCGCGTGGCAGAGGCGTTGGAACGCTGCGAAATGTCCACCGCGGCCGTTCCGATTCGAAGCGAGGGTGACTACGCGAGTCCCCATGTCGTGAAAGTCGTTGTGGACCGTTTCGGCCGCGCCTTATACTTTTCCCGCCGCACGATTCCTTATCTGCGTGATGCGGACAGCCGGCCACAGGGCGAGCAGTTGGCGGCATTTCCGTTTTTGAAGCATCTCGGCATTTACGGTTATCGTCGGGCAACCCTGCTCGATCTGGTTCGGTGGCCTGTTTCCTCGCTCGAGGCCGCGGAGAAGCTGGAGCAATTGCGAGCGCTGGAACACGGTTTGAACATTGAGGTGGTGCGGGTGGAGCAGGACAGCATCGGCGTTGATGTGCCTGAGGATGTGGTCCGGGTTGAGCGTTTGCTGGCCCAGTCCAGCGGTGTTTAA
- a CDS encoding pyruvate ferredoxin oxidoreductase, translating to MSSTVLSIHDLPRTSEAARIPAPPVVDAERKGLTKKEIAADHPTWCPGCGDFSVLALYFKLIEKRKIWHEKVTTVAGIGCSSRFPYFVQAHGAHFIHGRALPFASGISLSRPDLHVFVFGGDGDAFSIGGNHFNHTARKNIKMTYVVMDNWVYGLTKKQTSPTSPQGFKSKTDVWGAVDQPINPMKQAISAGATFVARTTHTNPNHVLQMMEAAMDHDGFSFIECLSECVEFYEGAFDASNPRKGGQFLTVPAEHDVTDEMAAYRLAEEPFPGHFGIFYRAQRTTKNAAEAKIIASHQEKVQGLKDWQILQKSFDRLK from the coding sequence ATGAGCTCCACGGTTCTCTCCATTCACGATTTGCCCCGCACCAGTGAAGCCGCCCGTATTCCCGCCCCGCCGGTGGTGGATGCGGAGCGGAAAGGTTTGACGAAGAAGGAAATCGCCGCCGATCACCCCACGTGGTGTCCCGGGTGCGGGGATTTCTCGGTTCTCGCCCTCTATTTCAAGCTGATTGAAAAGCGGAAGATTTGGCATGAGAAGGTCACGACCGTTGCGGGCATTGGCTGCTCGAGCCGGTTCCCTTACTTCGTGCAAGCCCACGGCGCCCACTTCATCCATGGTCGCGCGCTGCCTTTCGCCAGCGGCATTTCGCTGTCGCGTCCCGATCTGCATGTTTTCGTGTTCGGGGGTGACGGCGACGCGTTCTCGATCGGGGGCAACCATTTCAACCATACCGCCAGGAAGAACATCAAGATGACGTATGTGGTGATGGACAACTGGGTTTACGGGTTGACCAAGAAACAGACCTCACCCACCTCGCCGCAGGGATTCAAGAGCAAGACCGACGTCTGGGGGGCGGTGGATCAGCCGATCAACCCGATGAAGCAGGCGATCTCCGCCGGCGCCACCTTTGTGGCCCGCACCACGCACACCAATCCCAATCACGTGCTGCAAATGATGGAAGCGGCGATGGATCACGACGGGTTCAGTTTCATCGAGTGCCTCAGCGAATGCGTTGAGTTCTACGAGGGTGCCTTCGACGCTTCCAACCCGCGCAAGGGCGGCCAGTTTTTAACCGTCCCGGCGGAGCATGATGTGACGGACGAAATGGCGGCGTATCGGCTGGCGGAAGAGCCGTTTCCGGGCCACTTCGGAATCTTTTACCGCGCTCAGCGCACGACCAAGAACGCGGCGGAAGCCAAGATCATCGCCTCGCATCAGGAAAAGGTGCAGGGATTGAAGGATTGGCAAATACTTCAAAAGAGCTTCGATCGATTGAAGTAA